atttgaagaaaacAGCTGCGGAATCGCACCGAATGCTTGTTGAAGCCTTTGGCGAACAAGTACCAACTGTGAAAAAGTGTGAACGGTGGTTTCAACGCTTCAAAAGTGGTGATTTTGACGTCGACGACAAAGAGCACGGAAAACCGCCAAAAAGGTACGAAGACGCCGAACTGCAAGCATTATTGGATGAAGACGATGCTCAAACGCAAAAACAACTCGCAGAGCAGTTGGAAGTAAGTCAACAAGCAGTTTCCAATCGCTTGCGAGAGATGGGAAAGATTCAGAAGGTCGGTAGATGGGTGCCACATGAGTTGAACGAGAGGCAGATGGAGAGGCGCAAAAACACATGCGAAATTTTGCTTTCACGATACAAAAGGAAGTCGTTTTTGCATCGTATCGTTACTGGCGATGAAAAATGGATCTTTTTTGTTAATCCTAAACGTAAAAAGTCATACGTTGATCCTGGACAACCGGCCACATCGACTGCTCGACCGAATCGCTTTGGCAAGAAGACGATGCTCTGTGTTTGGTGGGATCAGAGCGGTGTCATTTACTATGAGCTCTTGAAACCCGGCGAAACGGTGAATACGGCACGCTACCAACAACAATTGATCAATTTGAACCGTGCGCTTCAGAGAAAACGACCGGAATATCAAAAAAGACAACACAGGGTCATTTTTCTCCATGACAACGCTCCATCACATACGGCAAGAGCGGTTCGCGACACGTTGGAAACACTCAATTGGGAAGTGCTTCCGCATGCGGCTTACTCACCAGACCTGGCCCCATCCGATTACCACCTATTCGCTTCGATGGGACACGCACTCGCTGAGCAGCGCTTCGATTCTTACGAAAGTGTGAAAAAATGGCTCGATGAATGGTTCGCCGCAAAAGACGATGAGTTCTACTGGCGTGGAATCCACAAATTGCCCGAGAGATGGGAAAAATGTGTAGCTAGCGACGGCAAATACTttgaataaatgattttttctttttccacaaaatttaacgtgtttttgattaaaaaaaaaacgacatTTCATACTTGTACACCTGATAAAACGTAGACCTCACCTCCTTGCCTCTGCCAATTGGGCAGTTCACATAATCCAAAAACTCTGCTTTCGGATCACTACTAAAGAGATTAGCTGCCTTGGCTGTATCCATGGCAGATCCTCCTCCGATGGCCAGAAATGCATCGAATTCCTTGCCGCGCGCAAACTCCACGGCATGCCACATGCTCCCATCCGTGGGCTCCACCCGGGTTTCATCATAGATTTCGTAGTTGATGCCATTACGAGCCAGAGAATCCAAGGCCACTTTCACGGAGGGCAACTGCGCCACATTTTTATCCGTGACCAAACAAACCTTCCGAGCTCCCAAGTTGCGAAGATCGGCTCCCACCTCGGCACTTACTCCAGGTCCGAATCGAACAGTCGAGGCTGACATCTGTTTTTCAATACATTTGATCAAATTTGAATTAGAATTTGTTATATaccaaaaatatttaccataagaaaaatttaaagttAATGGTATTCACCAAATCTTATAGACTTCTATTGGGATGATTAAGTATATTAAGATAGTATTATCTGGTCCAGGGTATGACCACCTGTCTGAAGATCAGAATCTACTATCTGGATGTGCTCCAAAGTCCAAGGTTTTGCTACTTACCTCGAAGGCGTATTCCATGCGACCCGTTTGGGAGGCGGTTGGAGCTGCTGAGCCATAGTTATGCGAGTGGGCGGGGCACTTGCAGCTATCAGAACATACTTTATTTAAATCTCTTGAAATCAGTTGTAAAATGTCAATTTTAACTTACGAGTTGGCCACGATCGTGTTGATCAAACTTAAGACATTCTTCCGCGACATTCTGTATATAAATGAAATCAGCTGGTCTGGTCTTTCGTTTGATAAGAACCCGCCGAATCGATAGCTGGCGCCAAAAGACAGCACTTCCCAATCGATAGCTAACAATTTGAAATTCTCTTTCTTGCAGCTTTGAACTACAAGACCCGAAAATGTGCGACTACCAGATGGAGTACTCCTTTATTTTTGAAGACAGCTCCTGCGAGGGCGATGCCTCGATGGCGTCCTACGACAATGGATTCGAGTCCATGTGGCATCAAGTGCGCGAGGAGTTGCAAAGGGAGCGGGAGATGAATGAGCTCTGCCAGGTTTTCCAGCAAAACTTGAGCATGAGTCCGCCGGTCATCGCGGATAGATGGAGATTCTGACTGGACCTCCCAAGAGCCAGCTTATTGTGATATTTGTAAATTATAGTTTTAGCAGTTCGTTCGCCACATAAGTGGGACATCGTGAATGCACTTTTGATAAGTGCTCGATTATTTTATATTGTAACTACCAACCTTGCGAGGTCATCGTATACATAGTTTCTTGAAGTCAATTTGTCCGTGTATTCAAATGTTTGCTTTCGTGAAAACTCGCTTTGTTTTGTCACTCTACCAAGTAATCAATTTGTACCAATCGCATATGGTTGTCCTAGAtctaaaaatggcaaaaatttgCCTTCTATTGCACATAATGTATACAAGAAGAACGAGGGAAACTCGAAATTTGTCAAATACTTACcccaaaaatatatagaaatatattttcgatTCGCAATCGTTCGAATACCCATTCGTTTTTAATTATGGGTCCCACAGTAAGATGTGACTGCGATTCAATTGTAATGGGAACAATTGTTCGGTGGAGCTAATTACCTAAATGTATGTCCGCCCATTTTTCGCGCTGGATTTACAACTCAATTTGCGGCGATATCTGGCCGATCTGCGAACATAAACTACTGGCAATGGTAAACGATGCTGACGGCAGTTTCCCTCATTAGCATGCAGATCGTCGCCGATCTTCTGGGCGCCAGGCCATAAAACGTTCGATTCCAGGCGGATCGTTCAGCAGTTTGTGTTTAACTGGTGATAACTCGACACCGCGATCGCGAGATGAAGTGGCTTAGTTTGTTCCTGGTCTTTGGCATTCTCGGACTGATCGGCAGTCTGGGCACTTTTGCCCTGGCGGAACCCAATCCGGAGCCCAAGGGTCGTCCGCACACAACGCGACGTCCTCGGAACGATAACGACAACGATCGACGCTAGCAATCCGAGCGGCTGGAGGAGATGGAAAAACCCACGAAATCTCCCCGCACATGCACCGAACCACAAAGGACACAGGAGGCACAGCGACTCTCGGTGAAGGTGAAATGTTTTGGAGTCGAGAGAATGCAATATGTTGAGGTGCTGCTCATCTAGCGAGCGGCATCTTCCCGTACACAATAAAGACTCTTCCGTTTACAACAGAGTTTTGATCATGGGTTTATTCGATAGTTTTCTTCGTCATAGGTCTACAGTTAAATTGGTCAGCTTAATGATACCCTGACGCTCTCGGGGATTCTTCGATACTGATTGATTGGCGGATAAAGCAGGCTGACTGACTTTCTTTGGTTGTGCGAGGGTTTTTCGGGGAGTGCGTTTGTGTTTACCATATATTTGATTCTGTTTCGGATTTTACCATTACCATGCGATATTGAACGTTGCTTAGGGCTTATCATAATTTACAAAGTGCCGCATGTTGCGGCTTatcaaatttaattcaatagtttccgtttccatttgcttagctACGATAGTTTCGgttacaaaataatttcaatttatctAAATTGCAATCGCATCTCCAGTGCCTACATCGGCTTATAATTCAGTGAGTATATTAGCTTAACGCAATCTGCCTCTCACTTTTAAATCGGTTTAGAGCTATCTTTACAgttacaattacaattagaATTACATATATGCGATTGATTAGACTAATGCAGTTGGTTTGAGTTGGGGTGGAGTGtttgattcgatttgattCGATTCGATCCTCACTTCTCTTGCCTGCGATTGGGGCTTAGTCTACACAATATATTATGTTGTTATTTACGTTTAGCATATAGTTCGAAGTTCTATCTGATTTGATCAAATGATTACTCGCTTATCTTGTATTACTTGGCgcatatgtatctgtatctgctgAATGCTTGTATCTTGTAGGTGGGTCTGACACTGACTTGAATATAATTGAGTTTGCTTGTAGATTCTAAGCTCAAATGCAACTGGAAGGGTAAATGGGTTATGGGGGGTGGAAGGAGTTTTCATGCGGGAGTACAGCTGAGTATCTTTGGTAGTGGTAGTTGTAATCCTATCTAGCTAGCTTTTCACTCTTATTCAGGGGACTCCGATGAGGCCGATATGCCACCCAGACTGCAGGCTCCCACACTGCCCGCACTCGTCGAGGCCCCAATATCGCTGATGCTCTTCACGCGCCGTCGACTCTGCTCATAGAGCATTTGTGGGTCGGTGGACACCGCATCCAGTACCCCTCCAACTGGCGGGGCGCTCACCCGATGACCAGGCGGCGGACCATGACTATAGATGCCCCCAGCCGAGGGAATCGGCGGTGGGGCCGTCGTCGGCGGCGGCAGGAAGTGATGgtagtgctgctgctgctggagatTGGTGTGCGGATTCGGATACTGGTGGCCTATGGTTGCGTATATTCCTCCGCCACCCTCGCTGCTGCTGTACGAAGGCGTTGGGGAGGTGGAGTTCCCAAAGGAGCTGCGGTCCCCGGTGCGATGTGGTTTGCTGTTAAACCGAAAGGCTTTAGAGAGGGAGCTCTGGAAAcggaaatacaaatattgaaaTGTGCTCCTTGAGTGAATGAAGTGCCAACTCACCTGAGATCCTTTCCATGCCGAAATCTGTTtagtaaaataaatgaaaagaacaaaatattaatagttTTAATTTGTGCAAGAGTACTTGTTTCAAATCCTAAACTTTTGCCGACAACGGGAACACTTTGGAACTGTCATGAAACTTTTCCTGTTGTTAGGTGACTTAGGaaccagagaactgcaaggGTGGCACTTTTTTACCACTCGACTCACACCCTACAATTTTGTGTGCGGGTGCTACCCGCCACGCACATCGCGGGTACTTACAAACACACAGTATAAATCTGAACATGCAGACAAGACACCCCGTTGTGCGCGCACCCGAATCAATACGGTGCTCTGCGTCGCGGGTGCCGATCACACACTgcctaaaaagggatgagTGAGAAAAACACTTATGGGTTTACCGTTAAACACatgggtgtttccaaaaatactcgggtgtttccaaaaatactcgaGTGGTCTCGTAGGTAGTCGAGTCAcagacaagatgcgtaactccATACGTTTTACACTCCATACGTTTACACACTATACTTTCGGCGTGGCTCTAGACTTTGTCGAATACTTTgtaaaatatgcccttcatcttattattatatattattataattatatatattatattatattttattatattatatattattaatatatatatatatatacgtaatttaattattatatatatatattattatatcttatatatattttattaaatattattatatattattaacgttattattatttaaatataaattatagtaaaaataatagtaatagtaataatgctaatagccgaatctatgtacataatgtcacaaaattcatttcaaaaaagaCTTTATGTAAGAATATTtatcattagagtattcagctagcgacgtttgaaaaattaataagcccGTTCGAAACGGGTGGCACCCATTGAGTCCATCAAAGAGCAAAGACATGAGCACAAAAATTTTCTTGGGTATTCCCTTTTACCCTTCATTTCTTATACCCGTCACGCTTCCtcccatacaaattttaggcgtacaaaaaatgaccagagaactgcagcccgcaTACAAAAAATGACGTGCGGCCGATCGTTGACTGTGCGTCCACTCACCCAAATGGTTATTGCGCAGCAGGCCTCGGGTGGTTTTTTTACTCGTAACAATAACACCACGTTGGTAAAACACTCGAGTATTTTGTGTTGCCGCAAGTAGGGTGTCAAAAAACACGGGGTGCCTAGAGTACCGAGTGTTTATCGGGTGGACGTAGAGTGCGAGtggcgggctgcagttctctgttaggaactataaatattttccaagtCAGTAAT
This genomic interval from Drosophila mauritiana strain mau12 chromosome 2R, ASM438214v1, whole genome shotgun sequence contains the following:
- the LOC117138380 gene encoding uncharacterized protein LOC117138380, coding for MCDYQMEYSFIFEDSSCEGDASMASYDNGFESMWHQVREELQREREMNELCQVFQQNLSMSPPVIADRWRF
- the LOC117136027 gene encoding uncharacterized protein LOC117136027: MKWLSLFLVFGILGLIGSLGTFALAEPNPEPKGRPHTTRRPRNDNDNDRR